A portion of the Anabas testudineus chromosome 22, fAnaTes1.2, whole genome shotgun sequence genome contains these proteins:
- the fhl5 gene encoding four and a half LIM domains protein 5, with translation MSTSERFDCHYCKDSLLGKKYIMKEDTQYCTKCYENLFANCCESCSLPIGCNCKDLSYKDRHWHEQCFKCAKCSRSLVEKAFASKDDLLLCTECYANDYSSKCTTCKKTVMPGSRKMEYKGNSWHETCFLCYRCQQPIGTKSFIPKDTGYFCVPCFEKQFAYQCCACKKAITTGGVTYQDKPWHRECFLCIGCRKQLSGQRFTSRENYPYCLECFSNLYAKKCVGCTKPITSLAGAKYISYEERQWHSECFTCMQCSVSLVGRGFLTQRDNVLCTDCGREK, from the exons ATGTCCACCAGCGAGCGTTTTGACTGCCATTACTGCAAAGACTCCCTGCTGGGGAAGAAGTACATAATGAAAGAGGACACACAGTACTGCACTAAGTGCTATGAGAACCTGTTTGCTAACTGCTGTGAGAGCTGCTCTTTACCAATTGGCTGTAACTGCAAG GACCTGTCCTACAAGGATCGCCACTGGCACGAGCAATGCTTCAAATGTGCCAAGTGCAGCCGCTCTTTGGTGGAAAAGGCTTTTGCCTCTAAGGATGATTTGTTGCTCTGCACAGAATGCTACGCCAATGATTACTCCTCCAAGTGTACCACCTGCAAGAAAACTGTAATGCCAG GTTCCCGCAAAATGGAATACAAGGGGAACAGCTGGCATGAGACCTGCTTCCTGTGCTACCGCTGCCAGCAACCAATAGGAACCAAGTCCTTCATCCCTAAAGACACCGGGTACTTCTGTGTGCCTTGCTTTGAGAAGCAGTTTGCCTATCAGTGCTGTGCTTGTAAGAAG GCCATTACAACAGGTGGAGTGACCTACCAAGACAAGCCCTGGCACCGCGAGTGTTTCCTTTGCATCGGCTGCAGAAAGCAGCTGTCGGGTCAGCGCTTCACCTCCAGGGAAAACTATCCCTACTGCCTTGAATGCTTCAGCAACCTGTATGCAAAGAAGTGCGTGGGCTGCACCAAGCCTATCACCA GTCTGGCAGGGGCCAAGTACATCTCTTACGAGGAGCGCCAGTGGCACAGCGAGTGTTTCACCTGCATGCAGTGCTCCGTGTCGCTGGTGGGACGCGGCTTCCTCACCCAGCGTGACAACGTCTTGTGCACTGACTGCGGCAGGGAGAAGTAA
- the manea gene encoding glycoprotein endo-alpha-1,2-mannosidase isoform X2 has protein sequence MNHGKPQALIEECPGVMVFMEKKNDNQIQRQIDSKPDQTKMNDLPKSNNDAQLEATLKRFPPPNYYLHAFYYTWYGNPKFDGQYIHWNHKQLPHWDSKVAQGYPQGSHNPPEDIGSNFYPSLGAYSSRDPSIIEAHMQQLRTAAIGVIAVSWYPPNMKDENGHPTDDIVPLLLEVAHKYHIKVVFHIEPYTGRDEVNMFSNVKTLIEKYGDHPAFFRYQTNNGKLLPLFYVYDSYLMNSEQWAKLLKHTESNSIRDTPYDAIFIALLVEEKHKRDILTAGFDGVYTYFATNGFSYGSTQRNWGSIKAFCEDNNLIFIPSVGPGYIDTSVRPWNFQNTRNRINGKYYETSLSAALEARPDFISVTSFNEWHEGTQIEMAIPKTGQTVYLDYLPNKPTIYLEITRKWAAVFGGERRKWQK, from the exons ATGAACCATGGAAAGCCCCAAGCACTGATTGAAGAATG CCCTGGTGTTATGGTatttatggaaaaaaagaaCGACAACCAGATCCAAAGACAGATCGACAGTAAACCTGACCAGACCAAAATGAATGACTTACCCAAGTCAAACAATGATGCACAGCTGGAAGCTACACTAAAGAGGTTTCCTCCTCCAAACTACTATCTCCATGCTTTCTACTACACTTGGTATGGAAACCCTAAGTTTGATGGGCAATACATCCACTGGAACCATAAGCAGTTGCCACACTGGGACTCTAAGGTGGCTCAGGGGTATCCACAAGGGAGTCACAACCCACCTGAAGACATTGGGTCCAACTTTTACCCCTCTTTAGGGGCTTACAGTTCCAGGGATCCCTCCATTATAGAGGCTCATATGCAGCAGCTACGTACAGCCGCTATCG gcgTCATTGCTGTTTCCTGGTATCCTCCTAACATGAAGGATGAGAATGGTCACCCAACAGATGATATTGTGCCTTTGCTGTTGGAAGTGGCACACAAATACCACATTAAG GTAGTGTTTCACATTGAACCATACACAGGAAGAGATGAAGTCAACATGTTCTCTAATGTCAAAACCCTCATAGAGAA ATATGGAGACCACCCTGCTTTCTTCAGGTACCAGACAAACAATGGCAAGCTTCTTCCACTCTTCTATGTGTATGACTCATATCTGATGAACTCGGAGCAGTGGGCCAAACtgcttaaacacacagagagtaaCAGCATCAGGGATACCCCCTATGACGCCATCTTCATCGCGCTGCTGGTAGAGGAGAAACATAAGAGGGATATCCTTACTGCAGGTTTTGATGGTGTCTACACCTACTTTGCTACTAATGGGTTCTCCTATGGGTCCACTCAGCGGAACTGGGGCTCCATTAAAGCGTTCTGCGAAGATAACAACCTGATATTCATTCCAAGTGTAGGCCCAGGATATATTGACACAAGCGTTCGACCCTGGAACTTCCAAAACACTCGAAACCGCATCAATGGCAAGTACTATGAAACATCGCTGAGTGCTGCATTAGAAGCCAGGCCGGATTTTATCTCTGTAACGTCTTTTAATGAATGGCACGAGGGGACTCAAATCGAAATGGCAATTCCCAAAACAGGCCAGACTGTGTATCTGGACTACCTGCCTAATAAACCCACCATCTACCTGGAGATAACTCGCAAATGGGCTGCAGTGTTTGGTGGTGAGCGGCGAAAGTGGCAGAAGTGA
- the fut9a gene encoding alpha-(1,3)-fucosyltransferase 9a gives MPSASFHRILRPLLLGTFILGCFVTLFLMYFKPSTSWLSGPVESTASTDRVKNLFSTKSDKNVTTVLIWLWPFGQTYDLSVCSSLFNIEGCFITADRNLYNKSDGVIIHHRDICTDLSNLPPFQRPSFQKWIWMNLESPSHSSQLPGIENLFNLTLNYRQDADIEVPYGSIVAAEGEEGFVPPSKNKLICWIVSNWNQDHVRVKYYNELYKHIEVHAYGQAFGEYISDQDYFPTIASCKFYLAFENSIHKDYITEKLYNPLSVGTVPVVLGPPRQNYENFIQGDAFIHVDDFTSPKELADYLLLLDKNEEMYLRYFEWRRHFKVKKAYFWAEHTCLACDYLRRHKEYKAFNNLDKWYWGG, from the coding sequence ATGCCATCTGCATCTTTTCACAGAATCCTACGACCCCTTCTTCTCGGCACTTTCATACTGGGATGCTTTGTGACTCTGtttttgatgtattttaaaCCATCCACTAGCTGGTTATCAGGCCCTGTAGAGTCAACAGCATCCACTGACCGCGTCAAGAACCTCTTCTCCACCAAGAGTGATAAAAACGTGACCACCGTGCTCATCTGGCTCTGGCCTTTCGGACAAACCTATGACCTGAGTGTCTGCAGCTCTCTTTTCAATATTGAAGGCTGCTTCATCACAGCAGACAGGAACCTGTACAATAAGTCAGATGGGGTCATCATCCATCACCGAGACATCTGCACTGATCTATCCAATTTGCCACCGTTCCAGCGACCATCCTTCCAGAAGTGGATATGGATGAACTTGGAGTCGCCGTCGCACTCGTCCCAGCTGCCTGGGATTGAGAACCTGTTCAATCTGACTCTCAATTATCGTCAGGATGCTGACATTGAAGTGCCTTATGGGTCCATTGTAGCAGCAGAGGGCGAGGAGGGGTTTGTTCCACCCAGCAAAAACAAGCTGATCTGCTGGATAGTGAGCAACTGGAACCAGGACCATGTGCGGGTGAAATACTACAATGAGCTGTACAAACACATTGAGGTTCATGCGTATGGACAAGCCTTTGGGGAGTACATATCTGACCAAGATTACTTCCCCACCATTGCCAGCTGTAAGTTCTACCTGGCTTTTGAAAACTCCATTCACAAGGACTACATCACTGAGAAACTGTACAACCCGCTCTCTGTGGGGACAGTGCCAGTGGTTCTTGGCCCTCCCAGGCAGAACTACGAGAACTTTATCCAGGGGGACGCTTTCATCCACGTGGACGACTTCACCTCACCCAAGGAGCTGGCCGATTACCTGCTGCTCCTGGACAAGAACGAGGAAATGTACCTCAGGTACTTTGAGTGGCGACGGCACTTTAAAGTTAAGAAGGCCTATTTCTGGGCAGAGCACACATGCCTGGCCTGTGATTACCTGCGTAGGCACAAAGAGTACAAGGCATTCAATAACCTTGACAAGTGGTACTGGGGTGGATAG
- the manea gene encoding glycoprotein endo-alpha-1,2-mannosidase isoform X1, giving the protein MARFRRKSCIALIALVLLILIITLALKALTPDDSLLNSPGVMVFMEKKNDNQIQRQIDSKPDQTKMNDLPKSNNDAQLEATLKRFPPPNYYLHAFYYTWYGNPKFDGQYIHWNHKQLPHWDSKVAQGYPQGSHNPPEDIGSNFYPSLGAYSSRDPSIIEAHMQQLRTAAIGVIAVSWYPPNMKDENGHPTDDIVPLLLEVAHKYHIKVVFHIEPYTGRDEVNMFSNVKTLIEKYGDHPAFFRYQTNNGKLLPLFYVYDSYLMNSEQWAKLLKHTESNSIRDTPYDAIFIALLVEEKHKRDILTAGFDGVYTYFATNGFSYGSTQRNWGSIKAFCEDNNLIFIPSVGPGYIDTSVRPWNFQNTRNRINGKYYETSLSAALEARPDFISVTSFNEWHEGTQIEMAIPKTGQTVYLDYLPNKPTIYLEITRKWAAVFGGERRKWQK; this is encoded by the exons ATGGCAAGATTTAGGCGCAAATCTTGTATTGCATTAATTGCTTTGGTTTTGCTTATACTCATTATAACACTGGCCTTGAAGGCACTCACACCAGATGACTCTCTTTTAAACAGCCCTGGTGTTATGGTatttatggaaaaaaagaaCGACAACCAGATCCAAAGACAGATCGACAGTAAACCTGACCAGACCAAAATGAATGACTTACCCAAGTCAAACAATGATGCACAGCTGGAAGCTACACTAAAGAGGTTTCCTCCTCCAAACTACTATCTCCATGCTTTCTACTACACTTGGTATGGAAACCCTAAGTTTGATGGGCAATACATCCACTGGAACCATAAGCAGTTGCCACACTGGGACTCTAAGGTGGCTCAGGGGTATCCACAAGGGAGTCACAACCCACCTGAAGACATTGGGTCCAACTTTTACCCCTCTTTAGGGGCTTACAGTTCCAGGGATCCCTCCATTATAGAGGCTCATATGCAGCAGCTACGTACAGCCGCTATCG gcgTCATTGCTGTTTCCTGGTATCCTCCTAACATGAAGGATGAGAATGGTCACCCAACAGATGATATTGTGCCTTTGCTGTTGGAAGTGGCACACAAATACCACATTAAG GTAGTGTTTCACATTGAACCATACACAGGAAGAGATGAAGTCAACATGTTCTCTAATGTCAAAACCCTCATAGAGAA ATATGGAGACCACCCTGCTTTCTTCAGGTACCAGACAAACAATGGCAAGCTTCTTCCACTCTTCTATGTGTATGACTCATATCTGATGAACTCGGAGCAGTGGGCCAAACtgcttaaacacacagagagtaaCAGCATCAGGGATACCCCCTATGACGCCATCTTCATCGCGCTGCTGGTAGAGGAGAAACATAAGAGGGATATCCTTACTGCAGGTTTTGATGGTGTCTACACCTACTTTGCTACTAATGGGTTCTCCTATGGGTCCACTCAGCGGAACTGGGGCTCCATTAAAGCGTTCTGCGAAGATAACAACCTGATATTCATTCCAAGTGTAGGCCCAGGATATATTGACACAAGCGTTCGACCCTGGAACTTCCAAAACACTCGAAACCGCATCAATGGCAAGTACTATGAAACATCGCTGAGTGCTGCATTAGAAGCCAGGCCGGATTTTATCTCTGTAACGTCTTTTAATGAATGGCACGAGGGGACTCAAATCGAAATGGCAATTCCCAAAACAGGCCAGACTGTGTATCTGGACTACCTGCCTAATAAACCCACCATCTACCTGGAGATAACTCGCAAATGGGCTGCAGTGTTTGGTGGTGAGCGGCGAAAGTGGCAGAAGTGA
- the LOC113148537 gene encoding serine/threonine-protein phosphatase PP1-beta catalytic subunit-like: MAEGELNVDSLISRLLEVRGCRPGKIVQMTEAEVRGLCIKSREIFLSQPILLELEAPLKICGDIHGQYTDLLRLFEYGGFPPEANYLFLGDYVDRGKQSLETICLLLAYKIKYPENFFLLRGNHECASINRIYGFYDECKRRFNIKLWKTFTDCFNCLPIAAIIDEKIFCCHGGLSPDLQSMEQIRRIMRPTDVPDTGLLCDLLWSDPDKDVQGWGENDRGVSFTFGADVVSKFLNRHDLDLICRAHQVVEDGYEFFAKRQLVTLFSAPNYCGEFDNAGGMMSVDESLMCSFQILKPSEKKAKYQYGGVNSGRPVTPPRTTQAPKKR; this comes from the exons ATGGCGGAGGGTGAATTGAACGTGGACAGCCTCATCTCTCGGCTCCTGGAAG TGCGGGGATGTCGCCCAGGGAAAATAGTTCAGATGACCGAGGCAGAGGTGAGGGGCCTCTGCATCAAATCCAGAGAGATCTTCCTCAGCCAGCCTATCCTCCTGGAGCTTGAGGCTCCCTTGAAGATCTGTG gTGATATTCATGGACAATACACAGATCTCCTGAGGCTGTTTGAGTATGGGGGCTTCCCTCCAGAGGCAAACTACCTTTTCCTTGGTGACTATGTTGACAGGGGGAAACAGTCCTTGGAAACCATCTGCCTTCTGTTGGCCTACAAGATTAAATATCCAGAGAACTTTTTCCTGCTCAGGGGCAACCATGAGTGTGCTTCCATCAACCGCATCTATGGATTCTATGATGAGT GTAAGCGCAGGTTCAACATCAAGTTGTGGAAGACCTTCACTGACTGTTTTAACTGCCTCCCCATTGCTGCTATTATTGATGAGAAGATCTTCTGCTGCCATGGAG gGCTATCGCCTGATTTGCAGTCAATGGAGCAGATTCGCAGGATTATGAGGCCAACAGATGTGCCAGatacag GCCTGTTGTGTGACCTGTTGTGGTCAGACCCGGATAAAGATGTACAAGGCTGGGGAGAGAATGACCGCGGTGTGTCCTTCACCTTCGGGGCTGATGTTGTCAGCAAGTTCCTTAACCGCCATGACCTGGACCTCATCTGCAGAGCCCACCAG GTTGTGGAGGATGGATATGAGTTCTTTGCCAAACGCCAACTGGTCACACTTTTCTCTGCTCCAAACTACTGTGGGGAGTTTGACAATGCAGGTGGCATGATGAGCGTTGATGAATCCCTCATGTGCTCTTTCCAG ATCCTGAAGCCCTCAGAGAAGAAGGCCAAGTACCAGTACGGTGGTGTAAATTCTGGTCGGCCTGTCACCCCACCCCGCACCACCCAAGCTCCCAAGAAGAGGTGA